The window ctgcatcaacagagggagagaatcaagatcacgtgaagtgttgatACCACTATATGATGCCTTGGTATGggcacacttggaatcctgcattcagttttggtcaccacgatgcaaaaaggatgttgagactctagaaagagtgcagagaagagcaacaaagaggattaggggactggaggctaaaacataggaagaacagttgcaggaattgaatatgtctagtttaatgaaaagaaggaccaggggagacctgatagcagtcttacaatatctcaggggtcgCCCCAaataagagggagtcaagctaggCTCCAAAGCACCggagagaccgccttctgccgcacgaatcccagcaaccggttaggtcccacagagttggccttctccgggtcccgtcgactaagcagtgtcgtttggcgggacccaggagaagagccttctctgtggcagccccggccctctggaaccagctccccccagatatcagagttgcccccacccttcttgcctttcgcaagctccttaaaacccacctctgtcgtcaggcatgggggaattgaaattttcccttccccctaggcttatagaatttatacatggtatgcttgtatgtatgagtggttctttaaatggggtttttaaagattatttttaatattagatttgtttacattgtctttttatattgttgttagccaccccgagtctttggagaggggcggcataaaaataaaataaaataataaaataaaataaaataaattaaataaattaaataaattaaataaaatgggtTTGCTAagttgttaagtcagttttgcctattttttgtttgttttttgccaccgttgttaagtaaatcactgcagttcttaagtgaattgtgcagtcgttaagcgaatctggctccccaccccccaattgactttgcttgtcggaaggttgcTTAAAAGGGACTGCGTGACCCCAAGACACTGGAGcgggtcataataataataattaataataataatttattagatttatatgccgcccttctccgaagacggggcggctcataacaataataaaaacaatattatagtagaacaaatctaatattaaaaaaacatataaaaccctatcattatttaaaaaaacaacacattcataccaaacataaaacaaagtataaaagagcctggggaaaaggtgtcttaactcccccatgcctggcggtataagtgagtcttgagtagtttacaaaagacagggagggtgggggcaattctaatctccgccggggccgccacagagaaggctcttcccctggggtacgccaaacgacattgttttgtcgacgggacccggagaaggccaactctgtgggaccttattggccgctgggattcgtgcggtagtaggcggttccagaggtattctgttccaatgccatgtagggctttaaaggtcatgaccaacactttgaattgtgaccggaaactgatcggcagccaatgcaggccacagagtgttgtagaaacatgggcgaatcttggaagccccacgatggctctcgcggctaaatgttagtcagttgccaaacatcggAATTTGGAGCCCGTGACCGTCGCAAGGGTGAAAAacggctctcctttttccagtGTCGTTtgtaacggtcactaaatgaaacgtCATAACTCAAGGATTGACTGTAGGGAAAGCTTCTGAAAAGATCTCagcttaaattttttattaacaccccccccccccctctgcaaaTTTCAGTTTGTTAGCATAAAAGTTTAGGAGCCAAGATGTTTTTATTTGGAGGCTGAAGATTTTGCAGATGGGCCAaacttttaaaatacattttctgaTTTAGGATGCGGGAGCTTAGCAACCTCAAATCACAGCTCAGATTTAAAATCTTGTCTTGCTGCCTGTCAGCCTGAATCCCAATAATACCCACCACGAAGGGCATTTTCATACCCTGTTTCCACCTCCCGAAATAAGATCCCCCCATTATaatccgctctgagtctccggagaggggcggcatacaaatctaattaataataataataataataataataataataataataataataataattattattattattattattattattattattattattatttagatttgtgccgcccctctccgaggactcggagcggctcacaacagctaaacacaatgtacaaatctaatattaaaagcaattaatAACCCAGGAATCATTCTGCATGCTTCTTCACGCACGCACATATACGCACACATACACTTTAAAACATGGTGTTTGGAAGCAGCTCCCTGATTCTGCTGTGCCGGGCATGATGGGACcttgtttaatgtttccaaatgtaaaataatgcacttgggaaaaggaatcctcaatctgagtattgcattggcagttctgtgttagcaaaaacttcagaagagaaggatttaggggtagtgatttctgacagtctccaaatgggtgaacagtgcagtcaggcggtagggaaagcaagtaggatgcttggctgcatagctagagggagaacaagcaggaagagggagattgtgatcccgctgtatagagcgctggtgagaccacatagccgccccgagtcttcggagaggggcggcatacaaatctaataaatttattattattattattattattattattattattattattattattattattatttggaatactgtgtccagttctggagacctcacctacaaaaagatattgacaaaattgaacggttccaaagacgggctacaagaatggtggaaggtcttaagcataaaacgtatcaggaaagacttcatgaactcactctgtctagtctggaggacagaaggaaaaggggggacatgatcgaaacatttaaatatgttaaacggttaaataaggtccaggagggaagtgtttttaataggaaagtgaacacaagaacaaggggacacaatctgaagttagttgggggaaagatcagaagcaacgtgagaaaatattatttgactgaaagagtagtagatccttggaacaaacttccagcagacgaggtggataaatccacagtaagataaaatacaggaaatagcataagggcagactagatgggccatgaggtctttttctgccgtcagacttctatgtttctatgttttccttTGACCTTGCGACTTCTTGTGTTCTCCACAGGCTACCCGGCTGGAACGCCCTACAAAGTCCCTCCGACCCAGAGTAGTAGCGCCCCGCCTCCCTACTCTGCGTCACCCAACCCGTACCAGACCGCCATGTACCCCATTCGAAGTGCCTATCCACAGCAGAACCTGTACGCCCAGGTGAGTTTGGGCCTCCTGTCTTCCTTGCCCCCAGGTGTTTCGATAGAAGAGTTACagagggtggacaaaaaaatggaaacacctgcatttttggcatcataatgtttgaacatgttcaaatcaatcaaaacttgacatattttaatgttgttgttttataaattatgttatttgatgttttttaaaactaccttaaaatttttttttaaggaaattggttataaccttctagaaatggcagacctctcagactttcaaagaggccaaattgttggttaCTCGAATGAATGGCAGGCGCTCGTGTAACAGAAAGTTTCAAGAGGtgatgtctcaaaagtcatggctgcttttgaaagagaaggtctggtcaaaagtcgaagtggtctgagagagaccgtcggactctaaagcgaatggttagagcggatcgcaagaccacagctcctaaaatcactgcagagctcaatagacacgtagagaacccagtttccacaaaaaatgTTTGAAGGGAgcgtcacaaatctggattccacagaagagctgcaaggggtttccattgttttgtccaccccctcTTGACGGGAGTTCTTGCTGTGCTCTGAATTTGGTGGGGGGGTTTTCCCAAACCtgtcatgacccagctaggtatCATCATCAGTCCTGGAAGGGGAAGAGGTTTCTGTGGCTGTGTCCTTATAAACAACAACCTTATCTAGAAGCCACCAAGAACAGCCCTCCAGCAGTGAAGGGGCAGGTGACctatatgtaaataaaacaaaCGGCATCctatctagcactgatgatgttccctagtctGTCAGAAGACAACCCAGCTCAGAGATGGTGAAGGGCCCCACAAccgtcttcctcttcctcctctttctcttcttcctcaattcctcctcctcttctcttcctcctcctccttcttttcctctttttcctcctctttcacttcctgctcccccttctcctcctcttcttgtttctcttttcctcttcctccttctcctcctcttcctccttcgttttctcttcctttttgtcttctttttctattcctccttctcttcttcctctcctcttcctcctccacttctcctttttctcttatttatctttctcttcctcatcttcctccccctttttccctttcttcttgtcttcctcctcctctttctctttcaactcctcctctttctctttttactctgcattttctctgcaatctctctgtattgtagtcatgtattatagctGAAATGTGTTTATGATGAAGACACCTGGTAAGAAAGCCAAtgcacttggtaatatttggattgctaTTCTGACTTAttgtgtgtatgactttagactgtttatctgaagatgttatttctcaaagtaacctttaattcaagttagtgtaTGGCTGAGTAGTTACTCAACCTAATTTCTCGGGGTTCACAGCCTGGATAAACaaagattactctgctcatacattaacagctttccttcctcctcccaacAGGGGGCGTACTACACGCAGCCGGTCTACGCGGCGCAGCCTCACGTCATCCATCACACCACGGTGGTCCAGCCCAACAGCATCCCCTCCGCCATTTACTCGGCTCCCGTCGCCGCGCCCAGGGCCAACGGCGTAGCCATGGGGATGGTTGCTGGGGCAACCATGGCCATGTCCGCAGGTAAAGGTCCGAGGCGAAGAATGAAAGTCAGTGCAAAAAAATTGCTGTCCCCCAGtgagcccaatgggcaaacctgaaatttgggaaaaatggcttcctgAAAGTCTCCAGAATGCGAAAAACAGCAAagcgggcaaacaggaagtccgtttttctgaacttccggtttgcccggttttttcaccgtcccaggcttcagtgaggcctgcgggTATGTGCGGGACAGGGGGGGGATTATGCGCATGCTCACGGGACAGCATGGTGGGGACTGCGCATGCGCTGGggtggagggaatgggtgtgggctaCAATACACGCCATTACGGATCTCGCGTGTTGGCTATTCCTTCCTGGGCGCCACTGTCAGGACGCCAGCCAGCCGCGGAGAGGTTTTGCAGGCAGCTCAAGCCAGCGAGTCAAGCTGCAGGTTGCCGGAAAACGTTGGAATTTATCAGCAGCCGCCCTTTTAAATCATTTCCTGCCTTCCCCGCCACAGGCACTCTGCTGACGACTCCACCGCACACCGCCCTGGGGGGCCATCCGGTCTCAGTGCCAACGTACCGGGCGCAGGGCACCCCTGCCTACAGCTACATCCCGCCTCATTGGTAATTCCATGGGCCAGACCACGTGAGTATATGTGGGTCTCACTCGGGAGTTGGTGGGGGGAGAGAGCTGATGCTGAGAAGGGATTGGGTGAGTTTCTACAGTTTCGTCTTCAGGACATACGGTATCTCTGCTAAACAGAactaagaaagagggagggagggagggaggaaaaagaggaagggagagaaggaagaagggagagaaggaaagagggagggagggaaggaaggaaaaggagggagggaagaaggaagagaagggaggagagggggagggagggaggggaggaagaaaggaaggaaaggagggaaaagggaagggagggagggaggaagagaagggaggagagggggagggaggggaggaaggaaggaaggaaggaaggaaaaggaggaagggagggaagaaggaagagaagggaggagagggggagggagggaggggaggaagaaaggaagggagggaaaagggaagggagggagggagggtggaaaaagaggaagggagagaagaaaggaaggggaaggaaggaagaaaaaggaggaagggagggaggagggaagagaagggagggaggagaggggaaggaagaagacagAGAAGAGTTGGGAAGGAGAGGGTgggagacagagaggaaggaaggaaatgaaggaatagggcagagagggaggaagggaaaggagagggagggagggaggtagagaggaaggaagatgggggagactgagaagagggaggaagggagaaggaaggaaggaaagagaatgggtaaagaaggaagggaggaagggaagagagaagagaaaggaaggaagagtataaggaaggagaaaggacagagggagagggagggaggggagaaatgaGAGGGGAACGAGGGAGAAGAAAGCAGGGTGGAAgcaaggggaggggagaagatagggaggggggaagaaaggaaggagagagagggaaaagaaagagaggatgggaggaagggagggaaaagagggaaggaggaagcatGGAGATTTGAGAAACTTTTAAGAAAAACGGAGCCTTCCACAGCAGAGGAGATAAAGATGGAAAAGGAAATTTGAACTCGGGTCTcaaactctcttcctttctctcccccgctCTTCACCAGATCTGGAGTCAAGACCTCGGATGTAACCAGGCACGATGATGGAGCAGCTGCCCCacagccccccctcctcctcccccctccctccgggCCGTTGCCAGCCAAAACCCGCCCACCTCCCTGGTCCCCTTTGAGTTTTCAATTTTGCATTTGATTTTTTAGGAGGGAACAAAGCCAGccccttcccccctttccctaTTCTTCCAGCCCCCCATCCCCCACCCCATTGCCAGCCCTATTGTTGATTTTTGCCCCCATTTCCCTCCATTGAGCATCACCGGGACCTGCTGAGGCCATCTAGACGTTCAGGCTCCATGTGGGTTCCTCGGAGGGTTGGGGGGGGAACAGAACGGGTTGGGGGGGTTGGAAATTCCCTCTTTAGGggttcttcccctcccctccaataAAGAGGGGCAGCCTTCCCATTAATTTTAGGCCGCTAGAAGGGGGTCCCTTTTGTGGATGAGAaggggtcaaaaaagtcaaaatggcagccTGGACCCTGATTGAgaccctctcttttttgctttcttttattttatttttaatgcattGGATATGTGTGTTGCTTTAAAAGGGTGGGGGCAGAGTTTTGTTGTGGAAGTTCTGGCTGGTATTTTGCCCCCACCCCGTTCAAAATGGACCTTCTGGAGGTGATaacaggtagtccctgacttatgaccataTCAGAGCCCCAAAACTGTTGCCGAGGGAGACATTTTGTTCAGTTGATTTTACCCCCCTGTTTTTACAACCGTTCTTCGCCTCCGTCGTTCAAAGAATCGCTGCGGTTGTTAAAAGTCACTCACGCGGTCGTTATCCGAATCTGGCTTTCCCTCCTTGTTGATTTTGCTCGTCGTAACATCGCAAAAGGGGAATGTCACCCGGATACAgcgaccatcataaataggagACAGGTTTCCCAagtgtgaattttgatcacagcgaaatggttgtaagtatgaaaaacgatCCCTAAATCGTTTCCCCCCCGCGCCactgtcgtaactttgaatggtcactaaaacaaacttataaatcgaggactaacTGTAACGAGGTGAAGCGGAAGACCCCAAAATTTCCCCCTTGTTAGCTCAAAAGAAATTCCAACCCCGAGGTCAACAGAAATGAGGAGATTCTATGGTTGTTTGTTTGGACAAGTTGACTTCCATCTCTGCCCACACAATTGTGGATTAATGGAACTGAGAGGGAGAGTAGGAGACGACTACATCATTTCTgaccaatggcagtccaatctcccatCTATTCCAGTTGAATCAAGGTGGCCTTCAAGGATCTCCTTAATCAAAGAGGATTTTTTTCCTCTGGGCAGCACTGACCTCACCAAATGACCTCGCTAGTCTTTTTGGGTTCTAGGTTGGGTTCTCCATCCCTTTGGACCCCCATTGTTCAAGGTCAATGTCAATAGTCTCTGGACGATGAACGGTGGTGGCCAAATGTTACTGTGGATGTGCTCAATAGCTGGTCCACgtcctgctcagctgatcacgGATTTCGAAGATCAAGAGACGAATGCGTTTTGGTATCCTAGACCAGTGTTCTTGGCACCCAAGTTTGAGAGTGAAGAGGATGAGGAGTTAGAGACTGAAAGTCAACCAGAGGCTGTGGCTCCCCCATAGGTGTTATTGAGTGACTCGGGATGATATAGAACCACTTATAGATACAAGAGTGCACAAAACTATGACCAGGCAAGATTATTTGAGAAGAAAGAGGTTTGGAGCtctatagaacacttggccacgccttggtACTATATAAGGGAAAGTCTCGCGAGGAATCAGTGCAAACGACAACGTTCCAACAATGACAAGGTGTGTTTCTCTGTGCTGTAGAGATCCTGTTTACCTCCAGACAGCTTTAAATATCCACAGACTGCTCATCCGGGACTTCTGCCAAAATGCTGTGAGTTTTGAATGATTAATAGACCCTTGAAAGAGACTTTAATGAGCTCTTGGATTTCGGCCCAGAAAAGTCATTAGCCATGGACCGCTGCCCAGTTCCTGATAACATTCTTTTGACTTTTAACTATTGGATGATATGAACAATTTTTATCAATTTCTGGGGTCTCCTCGCTTAGATAGAACAGAGGGCACCCAAATGAAGGTTGTCTGGAACCCACTTGAGATGGGGGAGATACTGTCCTGGCACCGagtcccccccaaaataagatacacACCACTGATTTTAGGATTAAAGATTTTACTGCTAATAAaagtcttagcagctggccagaaGCCCAAGAATAAGTAAACCCAGCAATAATTGCTAAATTGGAGCAATAGTCCTTATCATAGATTTACAGAAGTTGGCTGGAAGCCTAAAGCTCATCAAGAaagccaacttttttttttgaaacgcAACCCGAAATATAGGAGCGGAAACTAGATTTCTAGGATAAATGATGTTGTTATCTGCGCTGAAGTGATGCATGATTCCAAATAGCCTGAGGGCGTGGCCCAATAGCCAGCAGTGCTACCCACAAGTAAACCTCGTCCTGAGTAATCACtcttgcctcctagaggccctgcgcACCCTATTCTccagaagaggcttctcctcttctcctgagtcactcatctgaggaggtgcagaaggccctggttgctcttcagcctccgACACCACATCCTCTTCGCTGTCGGTCTCAGGGGCCAGGAACACAGGCCACTTGTACTGCAtctccactgtctctgagtcctctggatccattgctaaTTGAGCAGGACGCAAATGGGCCACAACAGGTGCAGAGA of the Erythrolamprus reginae isolate rEryReg1 chromosome 4, rEryReg1.hap1, whole genome shotgun sequence genome contains:
- the FAM168A gene encoding protein FAM168A isoform X2, giving the protein MNPVYSTVQPGAPYGNPKNVAYAGYPAGYPATAAAYNPNIYSTTAAGYAAGYPAGTPYKVPPTQSSSAPPPYSASPNPYQTAMYPIRSAYPQQNLYAQGAYYTQPVYAAQPHVIHHTTVVQPNSIPSAIYSAPVAAPRANGVAMGMVAGATMAMSAGTLLTTPPHTALGGHPVSVPTYRAQGTPAYSYIPPHW
- the FAM168A gene encoding protein FAM168A isoform X1, with translation MPVNYPRVFTFPTMNPVYSTVQPGAPYGNPKNVAYAGYPAGYPATAAAYNPNIYSTTAAGYAAGYPAGTPYKVPPTQSSSAPPPYSASPNPYQTAMYPIRSAYPQQNLYAQGAYYTQPVYAAQPHVIHHTTVVQPNSIPSAIYSAPVAAPRANGVAMGMVAGATMAMSAGTLLTTPPHTALGGHPVSVPTYRAQGTPAYSYIPPHW